One genomic window of Amphiura filiformis chromosome 3, Afil_fr2py, whole genome shotgun sequence includes the following:
- the LOC140147728 gene encoding monocarboxylate transporter 13-like, producing the protein MKPNDEFTVRSVMTLLAVFVVTFFQLGSMKAYGVLVPQLSEHLSLDLWQVGLTGSIWIGLRALLGPLWALLARTFSYRILTVLGGIISAVGILCAAFSHTFTQLICSMALLGIGHGLPLVAKVVALRDYFKDNFSLANGIAFAGGAVGMIIFAPLMEFGIRTYGWRGAMYFWSIQLKHQCCGLSYD; encoded by the exons ATGAAACCTAACGATGAATTTACCGTAAGGAGTGTAATGACATTACTGGCTGTCTTTGTGGTGACTTTCTTCCAACTTGGATCCATGAAAGCTTATGGGGTTCTAGTCCCACAATTAAGTGAACATTTATCGTTGGATTTGTGGCAAGTTGGTTTAACTGGAAGTATTTGGATCGGACTTCGAGCACTGCTAG GTCCATTGTGGGCTCTATTAGCACGAACGTTCTCTTACCGTATTCTAACCGTTCTTGGAGGCATCATATCTGCTGTTGGTATTTTATGCGCTGCATTTTCTCATACCTTCACGCAACTTATTTGCAGTATGGCATTGTTAG GTATTGGCCACGGTTTACCTCTGGTAGCAAAAGTCGTGGCCTTGAGAGACTATTTCAAAGATAATTTCAGTTTGGCAAATGGAATTGCTTTCGCCGGTGGTGCAGTTGGAATGATCATCTTTGCTCCACTCATGGAATTCGGAATTCGTACTTACGGGTGGAGAGGCGCAATGTATTTTTGGAGCATTCAACTTAAACATCAGTGTTGTGGGCTGTCTTATGATTAA